A stretch of Bos indicus x Bos taurus breed Angus x Brahman F1 hybrid chromosome 17, Bos_hybrid_MaternalHap_v2.0, whole genome shotgun sequence DNA encodes these proteins:
- the CCDC92 gene encoding coiled-coil domain-containing protein 92: MAATNLENQLHSAQKNLLFLQREHASTLKGLHAEIRRLQQHCTDLTYELTVKSSDQTGDGASRSSELKKRCEDLEAQLKLKEDENTELLKELEQKNAMITVLENTIKERERKYLEELKVKSHKLGVLTSELEQRAGTIAYLTSQLHATKRKLLSAGGTSDGSPAGSPALASYKPAPPKDRLPETPRRRMKKSLSAPLHPEFEEVYRFGAESRKLLLREPVDAMPDPTPFLLARESAEVHLIKERPLVIPPIASDRSAGEQSSPAREKPHKAHVGVAHRIHHVAPAQAPPEVETLAVDQVNGGKVVRKHSGTDRTV; this comes from the exons ATGGCAGCCACAAACCTGGAGAACCAGTTACACAGCGCACAGAAGAACCTCTTGTTCCTTCAGCGGGAGCACGCCAGCACGCTCAAGGGGCTGCACGCGGAGATCAGGCGGCTGCAGCAACATTGCACAg ATTTAACATACGAGCTGACAGTCAAGAGTTCGGATCAAACAG GGGACGGAGCTTCCAGAAGCAGTGAACTCAAGAAAAGATGTGAAGACCTGGAGGCGCAGCTGAAACTGAAGGAGGACGAGAACACGGAGTTGCTAAAGGAGCTGGAGCAGAAGAACGCGATGATCACCGTGCTGGAGAACACCATCAAGGAACGCGAGCGCAAGTACCTGGAGGAGCTGAAGGTCAAGAGCCACAAGCTGGGCGTGCTGACCAGCGAGCTGGAGCAGCGCGCCGGCACCATCGCCTACCTGACCTCGCAGCTGCACGCCACCAAGAGGAAGCTCCTGAGCGCGGGCGGCACCTCGGACGGCAGCCCGGCCGGCAGCCCTGCGCTGGCCAGCTACAAGCCGGCGCCGCCCAAGGACAGGCTGCCCGAGACGCCCAGGCGCCGCATGAAGAAGAGCCTCTCGGCCCCACTGCACCCGGAGTTCGAGGAGGTCTACAGATTTGGGGCCGAGAGCCGGAAACTGCTGCTGCGGGAGCCGGTGGACGCCATGCCGGACCCCACCCCATTCCTGCTGGCCAGGGAGTCGGCCGAGGTCCACCTGATCAAGGAGCGGCCCCTCGTCATCCCCCCCATCGCCTCGGACCGCAGCGCCGGCGAGCAGTCCAGCCCAGCGCGCGAGAAGCCGCACAAGGCGCACGTGGGCGTGGCGCACCGCATCCACCACGTGGCCCCGGCGCAGGCCCCGCCCGAGGTGGAGACGCTGGCGGTGGACCAGGTGAACGGAGGCAAGGTGGTCAGGAAGCACTCAGGGACGGACAGAACTGTGTGa